The following nucleotide sequence is from Stegostoma tigrinum isolate sSteTig4 chromosome 32, sSteTig4.hap1, whole genome shotgun sequence.
tcagtgctgagggagtgccgcactgtaggAGAGTCAATGCTGATGGAgcgttgcactgttggagggtcagtgctgcgggagccctgcactgacagagggtcagtgccaagggagcgccgcactgtcggaaggtcagagCGGTGAGAGCACCGcaatgtcggatggtcagtgctgagggagtcccgcattgtcggagggtcagtgctgagggagtgccgcactgtaggAGAGTCAATGCTGATGGAgcgttgcactgttggagggtcagtgctgagggagtgggcactgtcagagggtcagtgctgagggagtgggcactgtcagagggtcagtgctgatggagtgccgcactgtcagagggtcagtgctgagagagcgccgcactgttggagggtcagtgctgagggagtgccgcactgtcggagggtcactgctgagggagcgccgcactgtcagagggtcagtgctgagggagtgggcactgttctagggtcagtgctgagggagtgccgcactttcagagggtcagtgctgagggagcgggcactgtcagagggtcagtgctgagggagtgggcactgtaggagaGTCAATGCTGATGGAgcgttgcactgttggagggtcagtgttgcggGAGccctgcactgacagagggtcagtgccaagggagcgccgcactgtcggaaggtcagagCGGTGAGAGCACCGcaatgtcggatggtcagtgctgagggagtcccgcattgtcggagggtcagtgctgagggagtgccgcactgtaggagagtcaatgctgatggagcgttgcactgtcggagggtcagtgctgagggagtgccgcactgtaggAGAGTCAATGCTGATGGAgcgttgcactgttggagggtcagtgctgcgggagccctgcactgacagagggtcagtgccaagggagcgccacactgtcggaaggtcagagCGGTGAGAGCACCGcaatgtcggatggtcagtgctgagggagtcccgcactgtcggagggtcagtgctgagggtgcgccgcactgtcagagggtcagtgctgagggagtgccgcattgtcggagggtcagtgctgatagagcgctgcactgtcggtgggttagtgctgagggagtgggtattgtgggtgggtcagtgctgagggagtgccgcactgtcagagggtcagtgctgagggagcggtcaccgtcggagggtcagtgctgagggagtgggcactgtcagagggtcagtgctgagggagtgggcactgtcagtgggtcagtgctgagggagtgagcactgtcagagggtcagtgctgagggagtgggctttgtcagagggtcagtgctgagggagtgccgcactgtcagagggtcagtgctgagggagtgggcactgtcagaggttcagtgctgagggagtgccgcactgtcagagggtcagtgctgagggagtgagcactgtcagagggtcagtgctgagggagtgagcactgtcagagggtcagtgctgagggagcggtcaccgtcggagggtcagtgctgagggagtgggcactgtcagagggtcagtgctgagggagtgggcactgtcagtgggtcagtgctgagggagtgagcactgtcagagggtcagtgctgagggagtgggctttgtcagagggtcagtgctgagggagtgccgcactgtcagagggtcagtgctgagggagtgggcactgtcagaggttcagtgctgagggagtgccgcactgtcagagggttagtgctgagggagtgagcactgtcagagggtcagtgctgagggagtgagcactgtcagagggtcagtgctgagggagtgccgcactgtcagagggtcagtgctgagggagtgggcactgtcagaggttcagtgctgagggagtgccgcactgtcagagggtcagtgctgagggagtgccgcactgtcagagggtcagtgctgagggagtgggcactgtcagagggtcagtgctgagggagtgccgcactgtcggagggtcagtgctgagggagtgggcactgtcagatggtcagtgctgagggagtgccgcactgtcggagggtcagtgccgagggagtgccgcactgtctgagggtcagtgctgagggagtgccgcactgtcagagggtcagtgctgagggagtgccgcactgtcggaggatcagtgctgagggagtgccgcactgtcagagggtcagtgctgagggagcaacgcactgtcagagggtcagtgctgagggagcggtgaactgtcagagggtcagtgctgagggagcggtgaactgtcagagggtcagtggtgagggagcgggcactgtcagagggtcagtgctgagggagtgagcactgtcagagggtcagtgctgagggtgcgggcactgtcagagggtcagtgctgagggagtgggcactgtcagagggtcagggctgagggagtgggcactgtcagagggtcagtgctgagggagtgggcactgtcagagggtcagtgctgagggagtgccgcactgtcggatcatcagtgctgagggagtgccgcactgtcagagggtcagtgctgagggagcgggcactgtcagagggtcagttctgagggagtcggcactgtcagaggggcagtgctgagggagtgctgcactgtcggaaggtcagtgctgagggagtgccatactgtcagagggtcagtgctgagcgagtgggtattgtgggagggtcagtgctgagggacctggcactttcggagggttaatgctgagagagcgccgcaccgTCAGAGCGTCaatgccgagggagtgggcactgtcagagggtcagtgctgagggggcgggcactgtcggagggtcagtgccgagggagtgggcactgtcagagggtcagtgctgagggggcgccgcactgtcagagggtcagtgctgagggagcgggcactgtcagagggtcagtgctgagggagtgggcactgtcagaggctcagtgctgagggagtgacgcactgtcagagggtcgtgctgagggagtgggcactgtcagagggtcagtgctgagggagtgggcactgtcggagggtcagtgctgagggagttggcactgtcagaggctcagtgctgagggagtgacgcactgtaagagggtcagtgctgagggagcgccggactgtcagagggtcagtgctgagggagtgggcactgtcagagggtcagtgctgagggagtgacgcactgtcagaggctcagtgctgagggagtgacgcactgtaagagggtcagtgctgagggagcgccggactgtcacagggtcagtgctgagggagcgctgcactgtcagatggtcagtgctgagggaccgggcactgtcagagggtcagtgctgagggagtggacactgtcagatggtcagtgctgagggagcgggtgctgtcggagggtcagtgctgagggagcgctgcactgacagagggtcagttctgagggagccccgcactgtcagagggtcagtgctgagggagcgccacactgtaggagagtcaatgctgagggagcgctgcactgtcagagggtcagtgctgagggagcgggcactgtcagagggtcagtgctgagggagcgccacactgtaggagagtcaatgctgagggagcgctgcactgttggagggtcagtgctgcgggagccctgcactgacagagggtcagtgccaagggagcgccgcactgtcagagggtcaatgctgagggagtgccgcactgtcggaaggtcagagCGGTGGGAGCACCGcaatgtcggatggtcagtgctgagggagtcccgcactgtcagagggtcagtgctgaggcagtcccgcattgtcggagggtcagtgctgatggagcgctgcactgtcggagggttagtgctgagggagtgggtattgtgggagggtcagtgctgagggaggtggcactgtcggaggatcagtgctgagggagtgctgcactgtcggagggtcagtgctgagggagcactgcactttaggagggtcagtgctgagggagcaccgcactgtcagaggttcagtgctgagggagtgagcactgtcagagggtcagtgctgagggagtgccgcactgtcggaagtcAGAGCggtgggagcactgcactgtcggagggtcagtgctgagggagtgctgcactgtcggagggtcagtgctgagggagcactgcactgtaggagggtcagtgctgagggagcaccgcactgtcagaggttcagtgctgagggagtgagcactgtcagagggtcagtgctgagggagtgacgcactgtcagagggtcagtgctgagggagtgagcactgtcagagggtcagtgctgagggagtgacgcactgtcagagggtcagtgctgagggagtgagcactgtcagagggtcagtgctgagggagcgccggactgtcagagggtcagtgccgagggagtgccgcactgtcggagggtcagtgttgagggaggtggcactgttggagggtcagtactgagggagtgctgcactctcggagggttagtgctgagggagagggtattgtgggagggtcagtgctgagggagtgggcactgtcggagggttagtgttgagggagtgggtattgtgggagggtcagtgctgatggagtaggcactgtcggagggtcagtgcagagggagcgctgcactgtcagagggtcagtgccgagggagtggatattgtgggagggtcagtgctgagggagcaccgcactgtcggagggtcagtgctgagggagtgccgcactgtcggagggtcagtgctgtggagaTATTGAGCCTGTGCTGTTTTCTGTCTGAAGAATATAAACGATTTAATGATTTTGCTGTGATTTTAATGTAAAGTATATTTTATGGTGCGAAAAACAATCCCCGAATAAGAAACAATAGAAACATCGAGCTTAAATAGAATCCATCAAGCTGAGCTCGCTCATTGTCAACTAATCGTGCACTCCTATCTGCTCGCCTTGCCATTGCCACCATCTCGCCTATCCCAACTAACATTCAAGTTTTTTCTCTTGAGGCACAGTGTTGACCCCTGGGCCGTATCTCGTCTACCACTGCCTCATTGATGCTGTTGTGATGCCCCTCTGACACCGCATCACTGCCGCCTGCACTGTGCCCAGCTCATGCCAAATTCACCgatcctcaggcaccatcttttACCGAGGTTACCTCCACTGATGTAGCAGCCATTGATTGCGATGCCAGGTCCTGTGCTGACCCTGGGAAAAGTATGTAGGGGCTTACTCGCCATTGCCATGACACTGAAGAACAGATCAAACTTCTCTGCTGTCCTGTCCACTGTTTGATTATCACCATAATTGACTTTCTGGTTTGCTCATTCACTCCAATGATGATTATGGGATCTTGCTGGGCATTAGCAGACTGCTACGTTTCCCAAATTGCAACAGGGACTTGCTGTCGTGTTTTCTGTGCTGTGCTCCCACCATTCACAAGGTTCACCTGCAGTCAGATCAGAAGCTGCTGTAAGGGTTTCTGTCAATCTCCAGCTGTCCTCCTGCCCTGCTGGTGTCACCAGCCGAAATGGTCGATCTCTTCACAGGCGCTGAAAATACTGAATCCTTACGCGCCTGGTCTAATTCCTCATTTTTTCACTTGGTATTTCCAaaccttttcatttcattttcctcTCTTTTCATTTCGCTCCCTGCATTGtgttttatattttcattttgtgtGGATTTTTCACATTCTGACCTTTCTCATTCTTTTCATTTCCCCAACTCCCTCATTCCTAATTTGTGTCTCTTCACTTCCTGATTGGCCCATTTATTTATTAACTCTGGATTGATTCCTGGCTGGATATCTGACCCAGGATACTGTTCCAGAATGAGGCATGTCACCTGGGATTGTAGTGTCAAAGGAAAaggccatctggctcactgaGTCTCCACCTAACAATTCCAGTCctatttcccagcacttggcccatagccttgacaTTGCCAGTTGTATATCTAACGCTTCTTCAATGTtctgagagtttctgcctctcccaccctcacgGACAGTGAGGTCCAGATTCCTGCTGTCCGTTCAGGGAAAAAAGTCTCCTTACATTCTCTTTAAATCTCCtatcccttaccttaaatctttgGCTCCCCATTCCTTGAcctctccacctctgtttcttcctgtctgtgcccctcataattttatacatttcaatcatgacactgcccccacccccccacacccccaccccctcagtctcctctgctccaaagtaAACAATTCAAGTCTGTCCAGTCTctataactaaaactctccagcccatggaacatcctggaaaacctctgcgccctctccaatgcaatcacatccttcttataatgtgaattccagaattACACGGAATTCTCTAGCTACAGCCTAGCCAGCATTTTAGACAGCTCCAGcaccacctccctgctcttacatTCTGTGTCTTGGCTAAGGCTAAGACGGTATCCCATATGATTTCTTACCCACACCTTTCTTCCTGTCCCAGTACCTTAAGGGACCGATAGACACGAACACCAAACTCCCTCTGATACTCAGTGtttccaggatcctaccattcatCGTGTATTCACTTGCTTTGTCTGTCCCCCTGCCCACGTGCACCACTTCACATTTatcggattgaattccatttgttacTGATTAGCGCATCTGAACAGCCCGTCCATATCCTCCTGCAAGCTAAGGCTACCCTCCTCACTAGTTTCCATGCTGCCAATTTTCatatcacccacaaacttaccACTCAAGCCTCCTCCAACATTCAAGTCCTAATCGTTTGTACATACCACAGACAGCAAGGGACCCAACACTGAACCCCACAGAACCCCAATGGGCACGGGCTTCCAGTCACAACAATGCCCCTTgatcatcaccctctgcttcctggcACTCGGCCAATTCTGTACCCAACTTCCTTCGATCATATAGTCTCCCATTGGGACCTTaccaaaggccttgctgaagtccaggtAGACTACATCTAATGGATTGTCCTCATCATCTGGGATCATATTTTAATTGAAAATTGTGTTGTGATCTGGGATTGTGTTGTGTTCTGGGATTGTAGTGAGATCTGGGATTGTGATGTGTTGTGAAATATGATGTGATCTGGTGTGAGGAATTGAGGAAGTTATTGGTGGCAGGGTTTTCCTCAGGCTTCAACATTGAGGCTTGTTCTTCCTGAACAAAGGCAGAGCTGGTCATGACTGGATTAGCTCCCAGAAAAAGGCCCCCAGGAGCAAACAGTGTTTGagtgatgtgcgggagtgggagtgggaaggGGCAGGGagtggagatggggagagagtATGGCAAGAGGAGTGAAGGATGGAGAGCAGAAAAGATTACAGAGAGGGAAACAAGAAACAGAGACAGCAAgacagggaaatcagaaacagggaGGCAAGGGAGAGTGGCAGAGAGGCAGGGGTATGTGCTTAGTAAAAGAGGCTTCCAAAGGAACTGGTATCATCAAAATTGAAGAGTTGGATCCTGAGAGGAGCAATAAAGAATTTTGATATTTAATGAAGATTACTTCCAAGGAGTGAAAACACAATGAAACATTATAAATtctaaagaattttaaaaagcccGTGAGTGAACTACAGTGCATCCTAAAATTTTTATCAAGCAATGCTGACAATTATGCTTTTGACATGAACTCAATCTGTTGAGAATTGTTACAATCAATGATACAGTTCTTCATAATTCCAGATTCCCTACTCCCAAGATTCAGTTTGACTGAACAACGTTCTTTCCTCAGAAGGTATTGACTTCATCTTGAATATATTCGGACATATTTGAAAGTTGGTTTTGAAGAGCTTGCTTTAAGCTGTCTGCATAAGGAGAGAGTCTGTCCTTCATGTTCTTCAGTTTCACTGTAAGGTTTTTATTGATTTTGAAGGACTCCGTGTTCTGCTGGAAAGCCTTAGCCACTTCATCGAGGTTCCTGCTGAGATCCTTCATTTGGTGAGTCAGATTTTCATCATTCATGTTACCAACCAGAATCCCTGTCTTTTTCGAGGCATAAGGGGCCAGTTTTATCACAttctcattgatctttaactcgagGGTACTGATGTTCTCTGTGTGCTCGGGAATGGTGCCAACCTGATGGAGCACACTTGCAGATCCTCGGTCAACATCAGGAAGTAGCTTACCCAGAATCTTCTGGATTCCTTTATCAAGCTGGACCAGGGATGTGGCAGGTTGGAGGCCCTGGTTTACTTTGGCAATGTTATCCTCGATCTGACTCTGTATTTTTTCAGTCAGTGAGACCATGGTGTGGCCTTCGGTTTTTGAAGCAGCTCTCACTTTGCGTCGAAGTGACCTGCTGCTGTGAATTACAGGTGCAATGCGGAGTTGCTCAGTGTAAGGCGTCAGCATCCGATAGAATTCTGTCAGTCTTCTACTGAGCCTCTGGTGAGCTCCATCATTGAAAGGGTCAATTTTCCTGCTCAGTTCCTGTAACTCGTGCCTGACCAATTGCTGCAACTTCTCAGTGTCGGTCGTCATCTTCTCATGAAGCTCCTCTGTGATGGGAACCAGTTTCTGATGGAGACTGTCAGTGAGCTTATGGGCATGCATGGTATTATCCTTGAGAAGATAACTGAAAGTGTAAACACAGAAAATCTGACTTCCTTACCTGGACAGAATAGGAAGTAAACGTCATCTGGCAGGTAATTGCAAACACACTGTTTGTGAAATTGTGAATAAGAAGCTGAGCTCAGTGGATCAACAATTCCACAGGCAAAATGCTGGCTTGATCTACAAAGCCTGAGTATTGATgaaaaaaaggcacattttgaGGAAGGTTGTCATCTTGCCCTCATCAGAGGAATTAGCAAAAAATAGTATTTCTACTTTATAAAAGgtgagtgctgattggttggtcaGTGGATTCCCATTGCTGGAGACATCacaatggagaatgcaccagtaaACATGGTGACAGTTAACTGCCACATCTTGTTTAAATGTTAATCTTGGCAGGCTGACTCTGATTGATCACTACTGCCCTGGGAAATGAAACagtgaatggctgtcacctacTTTTGTTGATTTGAAACATGTGCAgtgactagaacatagaacatagaacagtacagtacagtacatgcccttcggcccacaatgctgtgccgaacttttaccctaatcctaaggtctatctaacctccacccctaccttatactatcatccatatgcctatctaatagccgcttaaatgcccctgatgaggccgactccactaccctctccggcaatgcatatcacgcccctaccactctctgagtaaagaacctacctctgaagtctcccctatatctagctccactcactttaaaactatgtcccctcatagtAGCTACCTCCAACCGAGGATGTACATATTCTTTCTGTTTACAAAGAACTGGGCACACCAGGTTCACCACAATGTGAGCCTGACTGAAGATACTGAATTAATTAACAGTGTAATTCTTCTCACACTCAGGATAACCTGGAAAATCTTGTCCAGTTGCAGAATCATATGTAGTGTTCAACAATGTTCTTTTGAATTTTTCGATCAGGGTCTGGTTGGGTATAGTCAGTACCTTGCTTTTGAGAACATAGAAAttcagtacagaacaggccctttggcccattaagtctgtaccAAAATGATACTaaatctagagatagtaggaactgctgatgctggggaatttgagataacacggtgtagagctggatgatactAACCCTACTCTAGCCCCCCTCTACAGCAGTTGGCtgattgccttgaatgttatgaggaGTTGAAATGCTGTTTGTCGTGCCTTTTCTCAGTAAAACTCACATTCCAGAATTAGTTGGTGTAATTTGCTGTGATTTTGTTATAAACCAACAACTGATTTAAAAACAATGTACAAAATTGCTAACTAGTACCTTAGCTAACTACCCATGCTCTAACACCCAGAATCAACATAAATTAACATGAACTCACATGCATATCGAGGTTGATTACAAACTTCAAGTCGCATAATAAATGCCAGATCTCAGAAAAGGCTCAGCTGTCCACACAGCAAATAGGTCATAAACTTCAATCCCAAAGCTCTTCAAGCTCATCACTTCCCTAATTTCAAGGTATAGTCTGATCCTGAGCAGGCAGCAGCTCAACACCAAGGCCTGTTCCAGAGGCACAGTGTTTATCTCAAGTGAGACATAGCTGCAGAACCTGATCAGTTTCAGTCTGTACAGAGTAGACCCACCAAAGTTTCTGCTCGCCTGGGGCGTGGAGCATATGGGCCAGGTCAGTATTTGCTAGCTACCCAGGTTCGCACTCCCAGCCAtttcggagggcagttaagagctgaCGCCATTGCTTGGGTGACAACTGggacaggccaggtaaggacagcggAGTTCCTTCTCCAAACGACTATCAATAATTGTTTCACTGTCACTATCACCAAGGCTGAGACTatgtttcaattccagattttattcctTGCATTTAAATTCCCCAGATGCTCGGGTGGCATTAGAATTTAGAACTTAGAACTGTAtggcataggaacaggcccttcagcctataatgtggtgccaaacatgatgccataTTAAACTGATCCCTTCCACctgcccttgatccatatccctccattcctggcattTTCATCTGCTCCTTAAATGCCCCGATCacatttgcctccaccaccacccctggccaTGTGTTCCAccctcctaccaccctctgtgtaaaaaatataCCTCTCACGTTGCCTGTgaacttttccccctcaccttaaatgcacacCCCCTCGTACGAGACATTTCAACCTGTATCCTTACAGCATTATCCTGGGTCTTGGGATAACTAACCCAGAGACATTACCACCACATCACTATATCACACAGCAAGACTCATCAAATCACTAACCACATTTAatggttctctctctctgtaaatAAACTCAGCCAGTTTCAGCCTGTCCCATTATTGGTTTCCAAATCTCAATTTCAGTTTTCCTAGAAACAGGAAGGGTCCGTTTTCTTTCTTGATTTCCTTTGCCagtttctgttttctgtccatctcaGACAAAACACAAACTCTGAAAGTGCAGATTCCATCCCTCAGTACAGTTTGATCATGTCATTTTCTGACTTGCAGCAGTAATGGTTTAATCCTACATGACAATGGATCAATTCCACATGGAATCTGGACAGATCCTGCTTCAGACAGTCCCTGTTTTGTTGTAATTCTTTTATCTTCTTCACTCAATATCTACAGATCACACTGACTATTCATTTTCCGTTCACTTAGGCAACGAGCCAGCCTCAGTCATTGGTaatattttagagtccattaaTAAAAACGAGATTGCATGGTAATTTGAAGTGCATTGTAAAACAGGGCTTCGTCAAGGGGGGGTCATTCCTGacaatttgttagaattctttgaggaggtaaccagcaagttagacaaaggaaagccaaGATGTGTTTGGATTACCCTacagcc
It contains:
- the LOC125466855 gene encoding apolipoprotein A-IV-like — protein: MQASTMFLKTITSILLILTVSDSGKRLGARELRDNSQNYIFGKTSKTQHPETKEPFSYLLKDNTMHAHKLTDSLHQKLVPITEELHEKMTTDTEKLQQLVRHELQELSRKIDPFNDGAHQRLSRRLTEFYRMLTPYTEQLRIAPVIHSSRSLRRKVRAASKTEGHTMVSLTEKIQSQIEDNIAKVNQGLQPATSLVQLDKGIQKILGKLLPDVDRGSASVLHQVGTIPEHTENISTLELKINENVIKLAPYASKKTGILVGNMNDENLTHQMKDLSRNLDEVAKAFQQNTESFKINKNLTVKLKNMKDRLSPYADSLKQALQNQLSNMSEYIQDEVNTF